A window of the Isosphaera pallida ATCC 43644 genome harbors these coding sequences:
- a CDS encoding sialidase family protein, producing the protein MLKWQEIIVLVCCASSVVRAEDAAADGPDQPITVVKIWDQASHQAFTDLVRFQGRWFCVFREGKDHLSADGALRVITSTDGVTWESAALITSTDSDLRDPKMTVTPDGQLMLYAAEALHDRSRHSHQSVAWFSRDGRVWSEKHLIGDPDFWLWRITWHHGVAYGVSYACGPDKSIRLHVSKDGKNFETLVERLFDEGYPNETSIVFDGDTAYCLLRRDGAANNSGLLGVSNAPFTQWEWKTLGTLIGGPHMIRLPDGRLVAAVRLYDKAVRTSLCWIDPEAGKLTEFLTLPSGGDTSYAGLALHQDHLWISYYSSHEGKTSIYLAKMPIKNPVRDIGSRRELFIDHYLIERLDNATLKLHEPHPTPPMTEPADPLEYGTVIKDGDLFRLYTRDSRGAKSDGDSSEVTRYCESKDGIHWTKPKLGLVEIDGSRDNNVILHEAPFCHNFSPFLDQRPGTPADQRFKALAGTMPSGLFAFVSADGVRWRKLRDQPVITYTKEYAFDSQNVSFWSETEGCYVCYFRHFLDNQWRSVCRTTSDDFITWSEPVPMRPNFPGEHLYTTQTHPYFNAPHILIALPTRFHPSRGESTDILFMTARGDAPYDRTFREAFLRPGLDPARWGNRSNYAALNVVPTGPTEMSIYVTPFRRFTLRTDGFASVHAGADPAEMVTRPLRFSGSELIVNYSTSAGGGLRVEIQDESGRPQPGFQLEDCIELVGDSIEQVVRWRTNPDLSRLAGQPVRLRFVLQDGDLYAIQFQNNQR; encoded by the coding sequence ATGTTGAAATGGCAAGAAATCATCGTATTGGTGTGTTGCGCGTCCTCTGTTGTTCGTGCCGAGGACGCGGCGGCAGACGGGCCGGACCAGCCGATCACGGTGGTCAAGATTTGGGATCAGGCCTCACATCAGGCGTTTACGGATCTGGTCCGCTTTCAGGGACGTTGGTTCTGCGTATTCCGGGAAGGGAAGGACCACCTTTCCGCCGACGGCGCGTTACGGGTCATCACATCGACGGACGGCGTGACTTGGGAATCGGCCGCCCTGATCACCTCAACCGACTCCGACCTGCGCGACCCGAAGATGACCGTGACGCCGGATGGGCAGTTGATGCTTTACGCGGCCGAGGCGCTTCACGACCGCTCACGGCACAGTCATCAGTCGGTGGCTTGGTTCTCCCGCGACGGCCGCGTCTGGAGTGAAAAGCACCTCATCGGCGACCCCGACTTTTGGCTCTGGCGCATCACCTGGCATCACGGCGTGGCTTACGGCGTCAGCTACGCTTGCGGGCCAGATAAGTCGATTCGGCTTCATGTCAGCAAGGACGGCAAGAATTTCGAGACCCTCGTCGAACGACTCTTCGACGAGGGCTATCCCAATGAAACGTCAATTGTCTTCGACGGGGACACAGCTTATTGTCTGCTCCGGCGCGACGGGGCAGCGAACAACTCCGGCTTGTTGGGAGTGTCGAACGCCCCGTTCACGCAGTGGGAGTGGAAGACTCTAGGCACGCTCATCGGCGGGCCGCACATGATCCGTCTGCCCGACGGTCGCTTGGTGGCCGCCGTGCGGCTTTACGACAAGGCGGTTCGCACCTCGTTGTGCTGGATCGACCCGGAAGCGGGCAAGCTGACCGAGTTCCTCACCCTGCCCTCCGGCGGCGACACCAGTTACGCTGGGCTCGCGCTGCATCAGGATCACCTCTGGATCAGCTATTACTCCTCCCACGAGGGCAAAACATCAATCTATCTAGCTAAGATGCCGATCAAGAACCCCGTGCGCGACATCGGCTCGCGCCGCGAGTTGTTCATAGATCATTATCTGATTGAGCGGCTGGACAATGCGACCCTGAAACTGCACGAGCCTCACCCCACCCCGCCCATGACGGAACCGGCAGACCCTCTGGAATATGGCACGGTCATCAAGGACGGCGACCTCTTTCGCCTCTACACCCGCGACAGTCGCGGCGCGAAATCCGACGGCGACTCCTCCGAAGTGACCCGGTACTGCGAAAGCAAAGACGGCATTCACTGGACCAAGCCCAAACTCGGCTTGGTCGAGATCGACGGTTCCCGAGACAACAATGTCATCCTGCACGAGGCTCCATTCTGCCACAACTTTTCGCCGTTCCTCGACCAGCGTCCAGGGACGCCGGCGGATCAACGCTTCAAGGCGCTAGCGGGCACCATGCCGTCGGGTCTGTTCGCGTTCGTCTCGGCCGACGGCGTGCGCTGGCGGAAGTTGCGCGACCAGCCGGTCATCACCTACACCAAGGAGTACGCCTTCGACTCGCAGAATGTCTCGTTCTGGTCCGAGACGGAAGGATGCTACGTTTGCTACTTCCGGCATTTCCTCGACAATCAGTGGCGTTCGGTCTGCCGCACCACCTCCGACGACTTCATAACCTGGTCGGAACCGGTGCCGATGCGTCCCAACTTTCCAGGAGAACACCTCTACACCACGCAAACGCATCCCTACTTCAACGCTCCGCATATCTTGATTGCTCTGCCAACCCGTTTCCATCCCTCCCGCGGCGAGAGTACCGACATCCTGTTCATGACCGCCCGCGGCGACGCTCCCTATGACCGGACCTTCCGCGAAGCGTTCCTCCGGCCGGGGTTGGACCCCGCCCGTTGGGGCAACCGCTCTAACTACGCCGCCCTGAATGTCGTGCCCACCGGCCCGACCGAGATGTCGATTTACGTCACGCCGTTTCGTCGATTCACCCTCCGCACCGACGGATTCGCCTCGGTTCATGCCGGTGCCGATCCGGCAGAGATGGTCACCCGACCACTGCGGTTCTCAGGTTCCGAACTGATCGTGAACTACTCGACGAGCGCTGGCGGTGGCTTGCGGGTCGAGATTCAAGACGAGTCCGGCCGACCTCAACCTGGTTTCCAGCTTGAGGACTGCATCGAGTTGGTGGGGGATTCCATCGAACAGGTCGTCCGCTGGAGAACCAACCCGGACCTTTCGCGGCTAGCGGGTCAGCCAGTGCGGTTGCGCTTCGTCCTCCAGGATGGCGACCTCTATGCAATCCAGTTTCAGAACAACCAGCGATAA